One window of Acidobacteriaceae bacterium genomic DNA carries:
- a CDS encoding SIS domain-containing protein, translating into MSDRTFAHAMLREIYEQPDALARTMEQYVASTGAELRIQMKSLTDAAECFRKHKDLVIAASGSSRHAGMAAEIMLEDASGLAVDVEYASEYITRSTNTKRDPAVLVISQSGETADTLAALREARQRKHPTLAVTNVEHSSMANEADLYLPTHAGVERAIPATKSFTAQLLVLRLLSLEAADARGTIDANEMQRQLAELWEIPPMIERQLDGWRETTERLASRYSSAKTLLYLGRGIHYPIAREGALKLKESSYMHAEGYPAGELKHGPNALVSDEVPLVALATVDWQDAESVLRYEKTVSLLSDLKAQGARTIVLGNTGDAKLREVATDLVEIEPANEYLLPITEVIPLQLFAYYMALENGVDVDRPRNLVKAVVQE; encoded by the coding sequence ATGAGCGATCGCACTTTTGCGCACGCGATGCTTCGCGAGATCTACGAACAACCCGATGCGCTGGCGCGCACGATGGAGCAGTATGTCGCCTCCACCGGGGCCGAGCTCCGCATCCAGATGAAGAGCCTGACCGATGCGGCCGAGTGCTTCCGGAAGCATAAGGACCTGGTGATTGCGGCCAGCGGATCGAGCCGGCACGCGGGCATGGCTGCCGAGATCATGCTTGAGGACGCCTCCGGCCTGGCCGTGGATGTGGAGTACGCCAGCGAGTACATCACGCGCTCGACGAATACGAAGCGCGACCCCGCTGTGCTGGTCATCTCGCAGTCCGGTGAGACGGCCGATACGCTGGCCGCGCTCCGCGAAGCCCGGCAGCGCAAACATCCCACGCTTGCCGTTACGAACGTAGAGCACTCTTCGATGGCGAACGAAGCCGATCTGTACCTGCCGACGCATGCCGGGGTGGAGCGCGCGATTCCCGCGACCAAGAGCTTCACCGCGCAGCTTCTTGTGCTCCGTCTGCTGAGCCTTGAGGCGGCCGATGCGCGCGGCACGATCGATGCGAACGAGATGCAGCGCCAGCTTGCCGAGCTATGGGAGATTCCGCCGATGATCGAGCGGCAACTCGACGGATGGCGTGAGACGACCGAGCGCCTCGCATCGCGCTACAGTTCCGCGAAGACGCTGCTGTATCTCGGCCGCGGCATTCACTATCCGATCGCACGCGAAGGCGCGTTGAAGCTCAAGGAGTCGTCCTACATGCACGCGGAGGGCTATCCGGCCGGCGAGTTGAAGCACGGCCCGAACGCGCTGGTTTCGGATGAAGTGCCGCTGGTGGCGCTCGCGACGGTTGACTGGCAGGACGCCGAGTCCGTGCTGCGCTACGAAAAGACGGTCTCGCTTCTGAGCGATCTGAAAGCGCAGGGTGCGCGCACCATCGTGCTCGGGAACACGGGGGACGCGAAGCTCCGCGAGGTCGCCACCGACCTTGTCGAGATCGAGCCGGCCAACGAGTACCTTCTGCCCATTACGGAAGTTATTCCGCTGCAACTCTTCGCGTACTACATGGCGCTGGAGAATGGCGTCGACGTCGACCGCCCGCGCAACCTGGTGAAGGCGGTTGTGCAGGAGTAG
- a CDS encoding inositol-3-phosphate synthase, whose translation MSNNDAAQTGATSIKPHTGKLGIMIPGMGAVATTLIAGVEAVRRGYAKPFGSLTQMGTIRLGKRTEDRTPLVKDFVPLAPLEDLVFTGWDIFGGNLYEAAKTAAVLERDQIEQMRPFLESIQPMPAAFDQEWVKRLTPKVQKKGKNKCDLANQIRNDIAEFRAKSGTDRQVMIWCGSTEIYKEQKAVHQSLAAFEKGLVDDDPDISPSMLYAWAALKEGIPFANGAPNLCVDIPALLELSKKMGAPICGKDFKTGQTLIKTVLAPGFKARQLGVSGWYSTNILGNRDGEVLDDPDNFKTKEVSKLGVLEYIFQPEKNKELYGDIYHKVRINYYPPRGDNKEGWDNIDIFGWLGYPMQIKVDFLCRDSILAAPLALDLCLFMDLAQRTPALRNLGIQEWLSFYFKDPDSAPGVYPEHDLFIQSMKLKNTLRHIMGEDLITHLGLDYYGE comes from the coding sequence ATGTCGAATAACGACGCCGCGCAGACTGGCGCAACGAGCATCAAGCCACACACTGGAAAACTTGGCATCATGATCCCGGGCATGGGCGCGGTCGCGACGACGCTGATCGCGGGCGTAGAAGCGGTGCGCCGCGGATACGCGAAGCCGTTCGGTTCGCTGACGCAGATGGGCACCATTCGTCTGGGCAAGCGCACGGAGGATCGCACGCCACTGGTGAAGGATTTCGTTCCGCTGGCTCCGCTTGAGGATCTCGTTTTCACCGGATGGGATATCTTCGGCGGCAACCTGTACGAAGCGGCGAAGACTGCAGCGGTGCTCGAGCGCGATCAGATTGAGCAGATGCGTCCGTTCCTCGAGTCCATTCAGCCGATGCCGGCGGCGTTCGACCAGGAGTGGGTGAAGCGGCTGACGCCGAAGGTGCAGAAGAAGGGCAAGAACAAGTGCGATCTCGCCAACCAGATTCGCAATGACATCGCCGAGTTCCGCGCGAAGTCGGGCACGGATCGCCAGGTGATGATCTGGTGCGGCTCGACGGAGATTTACAAGGAGCAGAAGGCGGTCCATCAATCGCTGGCTGCGTTCGAGAAGGGACTTGTCGACGACGATCCGGATATTTCGCCCTCGATGCTTTATGCGTGGGCGGCGCTGAAGGAAGGGATTCCGTTTGCGAACGGCGCGCCGAATCTGTGCGTGGATATTCCTGCGCTGCTGGAGCTCTCGAAGAAGATGGGCGCGCCGATCTGCGGCAAGGACTTCAAGACCGGACAGACGCTGATCAAGACGGTGCTTGCGCCGGGCTTCAAGGCGCGGCAACTTGGTGTGAGCGGATGGTACTCGACGAATATTCTTGGCAACCGCGACGGCGAGGTGCTCGACGATCCGGACAACTTCAAGACCAAGGAAGTTTCGAAGCTCGGCGTGCTGGAGTACATCTTCCAGCCGGAGAAGAACAAGGAACTTTACGGCGACATCTACCACAAGGTGCGGATCAACTACTATCCGCCGCGTGGCGACAACAAGGAAGGCTGGGACAACATCGATATCTTTGGTTGGCTCGGCTATCCGATGCAGATCAAGGTGGACTTCCTCTGCCGCGATTCGATTCTTGCCGCTCCGCTGGCGCTCGATCTGTGCCTGTTTATGGATCTCGCGCAACGTACGCCGGCGCTCAGGAACCTAGGCATCCAAGAGTGGCTGAGCTTCTACTTCAAGGATCCGGACTCCGCGCCGGGTGTGTATCCGGAGCATGATCTGTTCATCCAGTCGATGAAGCTGAAGAACACCCTCCGTCACATTATGGGCGAGGATTTGATTACGCACCTCGGGCTGGATTACTACGGCGAGTAG
- a CDS encoding DedA family protein, producing the protein MLNKFTVLLAGLSVGAAYTVVFLLMALQSACIPIPSEIIMPFAGYKLAHDWAGLVLVATVASIASNIGSIPAYWLGAVGGRPMVERYGRYILLNRRDLDLAERFFNRYGSITVLVGRMLPIVRTFIAFPAGIAKMNQVRFHIYTFIGSWPWCFALAYIGMKLGNHWDSDPQFKAVFHRFQFGVEVVIVIGIVWFLWTHWKNRVHTEER; encoded by the coding sequence ATGCTTAATAAGTTCACCGTTCTGCTCGCCGGCCTGTCCGTCGGCGCCGCGTATACCGTTGTCTTTTTATTGATGGCTCTGCAATCGGCGTGCATTCCGATTCCGTCGGAGATCATCATGCCGTTCGCGGGCTACAAGCTCGCACATGACTGGGCCGGTCTTGTTCTGGTGGCGACGGTCGCGTCGATTGCCTCGAATATTGGGTCGATCCCGGCGTACTGGCTGGGCGCAGTGGGCGGACGTCCGATGGTGGAGCGTTACGGACGCTACATCCTGCTGAACCGCCGCGATCTGGATCTTGCGGAGCGGTTCTTCAATCGCTATGGCTCGATCACCGTGCTCGTTGGCCGCATGCTGCCGATTGTGCGCACGTTCATCGCGTTTCCGGCGGGCATCGCAAAGATGAACCAGGTACGTTTTCATATCTACACGTTCATCGGCTCGTGGCCGTGGTGCTTCGCGCTCGCGTACATCGGCATGAAGCTGGGCAATCACTGGGATTCAGATCCTCAGTTCAAAGCGGTCTTTCATCGATTCCAGTTTGGCGTGGAAGTCGTGATCGTCATCGGCATTGTGTGGTTCCTGTGGACACACTGGAAGAACCGCGTGCACACGGAAGAGCGTTAG
- the yihA gene encoding ribosome biogenesis GTP-binding protein YihA/YsxC encodes MRLVPKFLLSATSPEHFPDAARTADAPEIAFLGRSNVGKSSLINALLGSAEAKVSSTPGRTRAINFFALHEGTQQKFKQRPALIFADLPGYGYAKISKSISAEWPKFIEPYLAERETLALCVCLVDSNIPPQPSDTQLLEALRQMQRPHLVVATKADRLGGNQLAKSLAALKRAHGEEHILPVSSKSENGVKALWAEILSVLPD; translated from the coding sequence ATGCGCCTCGTTCCCAAATTCCTCCTGTCCGCGACTTCGCCCGAACACTTCCCCGATGCCGCGCGCACTGCCGACGCGCCCGAGATCGCATTCCTCGGCCGATCAAACGTCGGCAAGTCATCGCTCATTAACGCGCTACTGGGGTCCGCCGAGGCAAAGGTTTCCTCAACGCCGGGACGCACGCGCGCCATCAACTTCTTCGCTCTGCATGAAGGAACGCAGCAAAAATTCAAGCAGCGCCCCGCGCTGATCTTCGCTGATCTGCCCGGTTACGGCTACGCGAAGATTTCGAAGTCAATCTCGGCGGAATGGCCGAAGTTCATCGAGCCGTATCTCGCCGAACGCGAGACTCTCGCGCTCTGCGTGTGTCTCGTAGACTCAAATATCCCGCCGCAGCCGAGCGACACGCAGCTTCTTGAAGCCCTGCGACAGATGCAGCGCCCGCATCTGGTCGTCGCTACAAAGGCCGACCGCCTCGGCGGCAACCAACTCGCGAAGTCGCTCGCTGCATTGAAGCGCGCGCACGGCGAGGAGCACATCCTTCCCGTCTCGTCGAAGTCCGAGAACGGCGTGAAGGCACTATGGGCCGAAATTCTGAGCGTTCTTCCGGACTAA